Within Candidatus Cloacimonadota bacterium, the genomic segment TTAGACAAAATCAAAGAACGGGGTGGGATGCCTTTTATAACGGACACCAATACCTTATATGCTGGTCATCGCTGTAATAGCATAGACCATCTTAAACTTGCAACTATGCATGGCTTCACTCCAGGTGTCGTGAATGCACCTATTATCATTGCAGATGGCTTATTAGGTCAGAATGAAATCCCTGTGAAGTTCAATAAAGAATTTACAAAAACTGCATATATTGCTGGAGATATTTATAACACAGAAGCGATACTTACTATCTCACACTTTACAGGGCACATAGAAACTGGTTTTGGAGCAGCTATCAAAAATATTGGAATGGGGTGTGCTTCTCGGAAAGGAAAAATGGAAATGCACAGCACCACAATCCCGAAAATCAGATTGAAACTATGCACAGGTTGTGAACGATGTCTTAAATGGTGCCAGGTTGAAGCAATAAGCATTGTTAATAAAAAAGCACATATTGATGTGAACATATGCACAGGTTGTGGTCAATGTATATCTGTATGTCCTTACAATGCTATAGGTATTGAATGGAATGCAAAAACTGAGCATTTAACTAAAAAAATAGTTGATTATGTTTATGCAGTAAATTTAAATAAAAAAGGTAAAATGTTCTTTATTAATTTTTTGAATAATATTACTGCACTTTGCGATTGTACCCCAATGTATGGAGAAAGAATAGTCCCTGACATTGGAATACTGTTTTCTGAGGATATAGTTGCTATTGATAGAGCATCAATTGACCTATTTATTGAAAAGGCTGGAAAAGACCTGTTTACGAATCTATACCCAAAAACAGATTGGAGAAAACAATTGCAATATGCTGAAAGATTAGGATTGGGTAATCAAAAGTATGAATTGATAAATATGAAATGATTCTGAATCTTCTCAAAAAACAAAAAAAAATAACTCTAATAAAATAAGAAGAATAAGATGAAAAAAGTGATATTAGTAAATATGGTTCTCCTTCAAAAACTATGGGTAAATAAAACTTAACATGAAACCGACAAGGACTATTCTTGTAAAAAAATAGAAGACAGGATAGCCCTATGTCAGTTTCAATAAAAACCAAAATAACGGAAGTATTATTTAATGTGCAAGAATATTATGCCAAAGGTATTCATTTTTCTAATGATAATAAGAAAATTATCATTGAAGTAGAACAAATATTCGAGAGCTGGCGGAAAGACTTTTTATCTATCTTTGATTATAGAATAAGTCGTCAGGAAGCTCATATAAAGATTATGAAATGGGTTTCATTGGTTACTATGTTACTTTATCCCTCTTTAATGTCATTTGCAAAGAAAGTAATTAAACGAATACAAAAAATATTAAATTGGTTTGATGACCCTATATCAAATGGGAAAGCAGAAGGTATTAATAATACTATTAAAACTTTGCTTAAAAGAGCATACGGATACAAAGATTTTGATTATTTTCGGATGAAAGTTTTACAAAAATGTGGGTACCTTTAGAAACTCCTACCTCCACATTTTGAAGGAGAACCAAATATTGAAAAAGGAAGCACCTGCTACACCACCTTCCGAAACCTCTAATTCTCTAAAAAGTAGACTGAAAGCAGTTCATGAATTCCCAAACCAATTAAAGTAATATTCAAAGAGTTAAATCAGAAAAAGGGAATAAAAAATTATACATTCTTAAATGCATTCAGTACCAAAAAATTGAAAGATATCAATGGAAAAAATCAGAAATATAAGAAATATTTTAGAAATGCTTACTTTTCTATTGAATTTCATATTTCTACAATCCTAAAGATATGAGGGAAAAATGATTTTTATGGAACCTTGAAATTATAATATATCTAAAAAGATGAATTTGAGTAAATATTTTCTTCTTACGATTTTCTGTTTGATGGCAAGTAGGTTTATCCTTTATGTAAAGATTACTTTGTTTTGATGTCTCTGTGGTAAAATCCTATAGAAAAGTGACCACCAGAATAGCGGAATCATTATCTCATGATGCCCAACAAAATAATAGCCCTTACCACCACTTGCAGTTGGTCTTTGTACAATATTTGTCATTGGACGATAATGCAGATTCATATCAAAAACTGCAGTGTAGAAATTTTTTAATGGATAATTAAGATTCCTTACAATTGTAACTGCTTTGAGAAAAA encodes:
- a CDS encoding DUF362 domain-containing protein, giving the protein MKSKVYFIDFKTSFQRNIFDKLSDVVTKSNFYNFFEQYDKVAIKLHFGEYGNFGAVNPRFIRFFLDKIKERGGMPFITDTNTLYAGHRCNSIDHLKLATMHGFTPGVVNAPIIIADGLLGQNEIPVKFNKEFTKTAYIAGDIYNTEAILTISHFTGHIETGFGAAIKNIGMGCASRKGKMEMHSTTIPKIRLKLCTGCERCLKWCQVEAISIVNKKAHIDVNICTGCGQCISVCPYNAIGIEWNAKTEHLTKKIVDYVYAVNLNKKGKMFFINFLNNITALCDCTPMYGERIVPDIGILFSEDIVAIDRASIDLFIEKAGKDLFTNLYPKTDWRKQLQYAERLGLGNQKYELINMK
- a CDS encoding transposase, with amino-acid sequence MSVSIKTKITEVLFNVQEYYAKGIHFSNDNKKIIIEVEQIFESWRKDFLSIFDYRISRQEAHIKIMKWVSLVTMLLYPSLMSFAKKVIKRIQKILNWFDDPISNGKAEGINNTIKTLLKRAYGYKDFDYFRMKVLQKCGYL